A segment of the Echinicola strongylocentroti genome:
GGAACTGATCCATTTGGAAGGAAAAGATTACAGGCCTTATGTGGCAGATGATGCTCAGATGTTCCAGTTGAAGCAGAAGCTGACCGCTATCCGCTCAGGGAAAGAAAAAGATCCGTATGCGTGGAACTTAGTGTTGGAAAAAGCCTTGACGAGGTAATCGATAAAAGGGTATAGACTTTTGGGAGTATGGGTCTAAGTCAGCAGGCTTAGACCCTTTTATTTTTATAAATCTACAAAAATAAAATTCGCCTGCTTAGGTGATATTTGGTTAGATTGTGACACATGATAGTGTACACCATGGCAATTGATTATGAAGAAGTTATTGAAAACCCGCAAAGGCAGGGAGGAGTTTTTCCTGAAGATGTATTATGAGTCATTTCCAGCCGTCTCCCGTTACGTGAGCAAGAGAGGAGGTTCGGTGGAGGATGCAAAGGATGTCTTTCAGGACAGTCTGATGATCTATTACGAACAGTTGGTGGCAGGAAAAGAGGTACATGAGAAGCGCGGTTATCTCTTTGGCGTAGCCAGGCATCTTTGGTACAGCCGTTTTCGTGAAGCCTCGACTTTGGCACTTGGACAAGACCAAACGGTGCTGTCACAGGTAGCGGACAGTGGTCAAGTCAACACAGACGAACCTTTGCCCCTATTGGGCTTTCTCCAATCGGCTGGAGAAAAATGCATGGAGATGTTAAAGTCATTCTACTACGATCGGCTGTCGATGGATGAACTTGCCCAGCGATATGGATATCGAACCACACGGTCT
Coding sequences within it:
- a CDS encoding RNA polymerase sigma factor, with protein sequence MKKLLKTRKGREEFFLKMYYESFPAVSRYVSKRGGSVEDAKDVFQDSLMIYYEQLVAGKEVHEKRGYLFGVARHLWYSRFREASTLALGQDQTVLSQVADSGQVNTDEPLPLLGFLQSAGEKCMEMLKSFYYDRLSMDELAQRYGYRTTRSATVQKYKCLEKVRDQVKEKSLTYEDFTA